In Mycobacteriales bacterium, the following are encoded in one genomic region:
- a CDS encoding metallophosphoesterase: MQVNVVSDVHGRADALARAGDGADALICLGDLILFIDYDDAAGGIFGEMFGAANASKLVELRSQRRFDEAREFSRGLWAEVGDRQSVIEAAVRRQYDALFAAMPTPAYVTYGNVDIPPLWGDYLRDGITVLDGQTMELGGRRFGFVGGGLQTPMHTPYEIADEDYAAKVAAVGAVDVLCCHIPPDVPELLYDVRARRMERGSSAVLDAIRDTQPEVALFGHVHQPLARRTRIGRTECINVGHFRGTGTPFRLVW; encoded by the coding sequence GTGCAGGTCAACGTGGTGTCCGACGTCCACGGCCGGGCGGACGCGCTCGCACGTGCTGGCGACGGTGCGGACGCGCTGATCTGCCTCGGAGACCTGATCCTGTTCATCGACTATGACGACGCGGCGGGCGGCATCTTCGGCGAGATGTTCGGTGCCGCCAACGCGTCGAAGCTCGTCGAGCTTCGCAGCCAACGGCGCTTCGACGAGGCGCGTGAGTTCTCCCGCGGATTGTGGGCCGAGGTCGGGGACCGGCAAAGTGTCATCGAGGCCGCGGTGCGCCGCCAGTACGACGCGTTGTTCGCAGCGATGCCGACCCCGGCGTACGTCACCTACGGAAACGTCGACATCCCGCCGTTGTGGGGCGACTACCTCCGCGACGGGATCACCGTCCTGGACGGCCAGACGATGGAGCTCGGCGGCCGCCGGTTCGGTTTCGTCGGTGGCGGCCTGCAGACCCCGATGCACACGCCGTACGAGATCGCCGACGAGGACTACGCCGCCAAGGTCGCCGCGGTCGGCGCCGTGGACGTCCTGTGCTGTCACATCCCGCCCGACGTGCCGGAGCTCCTCTACGACGTACGCGCGCGGCGGATGGAGCGGGGCAGCAGTGCGGTGCTCGACGCGATCCGGGACACCCAGCCCGAGGTCGCGCTGTTCGGCCACGTGCACCAGCCGCTCGCCCGGCGGACGAGGATTGGGCGGACCGAGTGCATCAACGTCGGTCACTTCCGCGGAACGGGTACGCCGTTTCGTCTCGTCTGGTGA